The Brevibacillus humidisoli DNA segment GCATCGCCTGCATCGTGACCTTCTCCAGTCCTCGTAAGGTCGTCCAACGCATGCCATGCTTTTCCTTCATATCAGCGAATACACGTTCAATCGTTTCTTTCCGTTTGCTATAGATTTGTTTGTTTTCCTCGGTATGCCGGAGGTGGTCTACCTCTTCGAGGTAATTAGCCCAGATGTGGCGACTCACTCTCTTTGTGTAGTCTTTACTTTCCGTGCATTGTTTCAAAAACGGACAACTTCGGCAAACTTGAGAATTTGATCGATAGATACGGTACCCATCCTTGTTTGTTGTCTCATATGTTAAGATTTGCTCGTTCGGGCAGATGTAGCAGTCGAAATATTCATCATACACATATTCGTGCTTTTTAAAAAAACCTTCTTTGGTGCGTGGTCTTGTGTAGGGCATAACGGGGCGAATCTGGTCATCAAGGAGTGTTTTACTGATGTAAGGCGTCTTGTATCCCGAGTCCACTGCCACAGCTTGAGGCTGTGCAAACGTCTGTCGCACTTGATTCAAAACATCCTCAAAAACCTGACTGTCATGCACATTGCCTGGCGTTACCCTGGCGCCAAGCACAAATCCATTTCGATCACATGCTGTATGAAAACTATAAGCAAAAACACGTTCTTTTTCCCCTTTTACAAACAATCCGCAATCCGGGTCAGTTGTGCTGACCTTCACCTCCTTCTTCGAAGTTACTGTCTTTTTTTCAAGGGGCTTCTTTCCATGTGCAATACGATCCTGATTGATTTCTTCGTCCAGTAGCTCTTGATATTTCTTGGCTTGTTCTTCAACGATTTCTTTCACGTATTTATGCTTATTCGCACTGGCTTTTACATGCGTAGCATCAATGAAAAGCACGTCAGGCTTCACGAATCCATGATGTACCGCCTCCTCCAATATGCGAAGGAAGATCGACTCGAAGAGTTGAGTATCCCGAAAACGGCGAACGTAGTTCTTACCTAGGGTCGTGAAATGTGGAATGGGCTGACTGAAGTCATAGCCAATAAACCACCGATAGGCGACATTGGTTTCGATCTCTTTAATCGTTTGTCGCATGGAACGAATTCCAAAAATATATTGGATGAAAGCAATTTTGACTAAGACTACAGGGTCAACACTGGGTCTGCCATTGTCATGACAGTAGAGGCTTTCCACCAAGTCATAGATGAATGAAAAGTCGATTGCATTTTCAATTTTTCTTACGAGATGATCTTTTGGCA contains these protein-coding regions:
- a CDS encoding IS1182 family transposase, which codes for MLNKQEAEGRYQISAFSLDELVPKDHLVRKIENAIDFSFIYDLVESLYCHDNGRPSVDPVVLVKIAFIQYIFGIRSMRQTIKEIETNVAYRWFIGYDFSQPIPHFTTLGKNYVRRFRDTQLFESIFLRILEEAVHHGFVKPDVLFIDATHVKASANKHKYVKEIVEEQAKKYQELLDEEINQDRIAHGKKPLEKKTVTSKKEVKVSTTDPDCGLFVKGEKERVFAYSFHTACDRNGFVLGARVTPGNVHDSQVFEDVLNQVRQTFAQPQAVAVDSGYKTPYISKTLLDDQIRPVMPYTRPRTKEGFFKKHEYVYDEYFDCYICPNEQILTYETTNKDGYRIYRSNSQVCRSCPFLKQCTESKDYTKRVSRHIWANYLEEVDHLRHTEENKQIYSKRKETIERVFADMKEKHGMRWTTLRGLEKVTMQAMLVFAAMNLKKMATWLWKSGRQKVKDQNTFGIFIKLLNKRPLLFVQRGSLSAI